The genomic DNA TCAGCAGACGACCGAATTGCCCAACGACATTTTTTACCCTTTCCACGCCGGCACGCACGCAACCATCAATCAATTGATCTTAGCTCTTTTTTAATTCATTTTTCACCCACACACAAACCGCCACAATGTCCGACCAAGTGCAAGAAATCCTCGACGTCCCTCGCGAGTTCCTCAAGGACGGCATCCAGTTCATCCACAAGGCCCAGAAGCGTCTGTCTATGCATTGTCTCTTAGCCGGGGCGTCACCATGCTAACGATTGAACAGCCGACCAGAAGGAGTTCCTCAAGATCTCGCAAGCCGTTGGCGTCGGTTTCC from Podospora pseudoanserina strain CBS 124.78 chromosome 2, whole genome shotgun sequence includes the following:
- a CDS encoding hypothetical protein (EggNog:ENOG503P6RT; BUSCO:EOG09265PUI; COG:U) → MSDQVQEILDVPREFLKDGIQFIHKAQKPDQKEFLKISQAVGVGFLIMGAVGYFVKLIHVPLNNILVGGA